The following proteins are encoded in a genomic region of Cataglyphis hispanica isolate Lineage 1 chromosome 9, ULB_Chis1_1.0, whole genome shotgun sequence:
- the LOC126851937 gene encoding putative nuclease HARBI1, with protein MTILQFERLLELVQEPLTKKIHGCNMQTIAWNFYVLKSIVSKVIRDICKIIWDYKLSPMYLPRPTMNDFKRYSRDFQKLWNMPNCFGAIDGKHIVIQAPYNTGTSFFNYKKTFSIVLMAVCDAKYIFTLVDVGAFGSQNDGGVFKETAFGIAYNNEVEIPDNSCLPRIDIKFPYYIVADEAFPLKSYIIATIS; from the exons ATGACTATTTTACAATTCGAAAGATTATTAGAATTAGTGCAAGAACctctaacaaaaaaaa TTCATGGTTGCAATATGCAAACTATTGCATGGAACTTTTACGTGTTAAAATCAATTGTGAGCAAGGTTATCCGTGACATTTGCAAGATTATATgggattataaattatcgccTATGTATTTGCCAAGACCTACTATGAATGATTTCAAAAGGTATTCACGAGATTTCCAAAAGTTGTGGAACATGCCGAATTGTTTCGGAGCGATTGATGGGAAGCACATCGTTATACAAGCTCCTTACAATACTGGAACcagttttttcaattataaaaaaacattcagTATCGTATTAATGGCAGTTTGTGACGCTAAGTACATTTTTACTCTTGTTGATGTTGGTGCTTTTGGTTCACAAAATGACGGAGGAGTTTTTAAAGAAACGGCTTTTGGAATAGCTTATAACAACGAAGTGGAAATACCAGACAACAGCTGTTTACCGAGAATTGACATAAAGTTTCCATATTATATAGTTGCAGATGAAGCGTTTCCTTTAAAGAGCTATATTATAGCGACCATATCCTAG